In the genome of Desulfofarcimen acetoxidans DSM 771, one region contains:
- a CDS encoding tyrosine-type recombinase/integrase, whose product MSKRKQDADVNEFWSLARSFLKVYLPNAREVSQNTVKAYKQALETLIKYLEDSGFTRDTITIGTFTPACIEGFMVWMSKEQNCKPRTCNLRLSAIKTFLRYCGHHVITNESISREVLELPMKKVRKEKIEYMSNGATAAIMNAPDNRRLIGRRNKAMLSLLYDSAARVQELVDIKVDDLYLNEKASADGESFVTLRGKGDKLRNVNLSPKTAKLIQSYLNEFHPRENRGAPLFYTKRAGSLWPLSVDSVSRILKENADKARLCVPDIPERIHCHLLRKSRAMHLYIAGVPLPVIMELLGHASMNTTSGFYAFVTWEMVSEAMKKANEGHLEGEMLWKEPNVRKQLYTLD is encoded by the coding sequence GAAAACAAGACGCTGACGTAAATGAGTTCTGGTCATTAGCCCGATCATTTCTTAAAGTGTATTTACCAAATGCGCGAGAAGTCTCCCAGAATACTGTAAAAGCCTACAAACAGGCACTGGAGACTTTAATCAAATATCTTGAGGATTCTGGATTTACCAGAGACACTATCACGATTGGAACGTTTACGCCCGCGTGTATTGAAGGTTTTATGGTTTGGATGTCTAAAGAACAAAATTGCAAACCGCGAACCTGTAACTTAAGGCTTTCGGCGATTAAAACATTTCTTCGATATTGTGGTCATCATGTAATCACCAATGAATCGATCAGCCGCGAAGTACTTGAGCTTCCGATGAAAAAGGTTCGAAAAGAAAAGATTGAATACATGTCCAATGGAGCTACGGCTGCTATTATGAATGCTCCAGACAACAGGAGACTTATAGGCAGACGAAACAAAGCTATGCTATCACTGCTCTATGATAGCGCCGCCAGAGTTCAGGAACTCGTAGATATCAAGGTGGACGATCTGTATTTAAATGAGAAAGCCAGCGCGGACGGTGAGTCATTTGTTACTCTACGCGGAAAAGGCGATAAGTTGCGGAACGTCAATTTGTCGCCCAAGACTGCTAAACTCATTCAATCATACTTGAATGAGTTTCACCCCAGGGAGAATCGCGGCGCGCCGCTGTTTTATACAAAGAGGGCCGGTTCGCTGTGGCCACTGTCTGTAGACTCTGTTAGCAGAATTTTAAAGGAAAACGCGGATAAAGCTCGTTTGTGCGTTCCAGACATTCCGGAAAGAATTCATTGTCACTTGTTAAGGAAGAGCCGGGCTATGCACTTATATATAGCAGGTGTACCTTTGCCTGTGATCATGGAATTACTTGGACACGCAAGCATGAATACCACATCCGGCTTCTATGCTTTTGTCACATGGGAAATGGTGAGCGAAGCGATGAAAAAGGCAAATGAAGGTCACTTGGAAGGTGAAATGTTGTGGAAGGAACCTAATGTCCGAAAACAATTGTATACTTTGGATTAA